The Bos javanicus breed banteng chromosome 11, ARS-OSU_banteng_1.0, whole genome shotgun sequence genome includes a window with the following:
- the LOC133257629 gene encoding uncharacterized protein LOC133257629 yields the protein MLVLMFIQGPRLVIWDLPVTLSSGQEPGPALAICVGESPASPSSVSGRTDTALPTAPSRGQRQKCRSGGGGGGGVPCCFGTGTAPPQLCPRSVCLEGAKGRDRLSEQGKPILLQNGEYVDFLKLHPSLCIFPPKTPKHLMEGNRANNPVRWLLSSPPILQRGKLRPGEVPRLRENSGLYFSGFGFGKKSQRLPFLPSLPLSLKFPSFKQKQKPRHAMPCPKPAWPDGQRGGGGRRIPKSPSLGRGPRVPYPHGKIISLDGAQGAAHASPVIRATIATAMLECICFHKEGPVLPPSAPQSCMCKRLSRFVFSRVLGRK from the coding sequence ATGCTTGTGTTGATGTTTATACAGGGGCCCCGGCTGGTGATCTGGGACTTGCCTGTTACTTTATCTTCGGGTCAGGAGCCTGGGCCAGCTCTGGCGATCTGTGTGGGAGAGAGCCCTGCTTCTCCCAGCTCTGTGTCTGGCAGAACAGACACAGCGCTCCCCACAGCGCCCTCCAGGGGCCAGCGGCAAAAGTGCAgaagcgggggtgggggagggggtggggtacCGTGTTGCTTTGGTACAGGCACCGCCCCGCCCCAGCTATGCCCACGAAGTGTGTGCTTGGAGGGGGCAAAGGGGAGAGACAGACTCTCTGAGCAGGGAAAGCCAATTTTACTGCAGAACGGGGAGTATGTTGACTTTCTCAAACTCCACCCCTCGCTCTGTATTTTTCCACCAAAAACACCGAAGCACTTGATGGAAGGTAACCGTgccaacaaccctgtgaggtggcTTCTGTCGTcaccccccattttacagagggggaaactgaggcctggagaggtgCCTCGCCTAAGGGAAAACTCCGGTCTTTATTTCTCAGGTTTTGGGTTTGGCAAGAAGAGCCAGAGACTGCCTTTCCTTCcgtctcttcctctttctctcaagTTCCCTTCtttcaaacagaaacagaagcCCAGGCACGCCATGCCCTGTCCCAAGCCTGCTTGGCCAGATGGGCAAAGGGGAggcggagggaggaggattcCAAAGTCTCCCAGCCTGGGACGGGGGCCTCGGGTACCTTATCCTCATGGAAAAATTATATCCCTGGATGGTGCCCAGGGGGCTGCCCACGCAAGCCCTGTAATTAGGGCCACAATAGCGACAGCAATGTTGGAGTGTATTTGCTTTCACAAGGAGGGCCCCGTGCTCCCTCCCTCAGCTCCCCAGAGCTGCATGTGTAAACGATTAAGCCGGTTTGTTTTTTCTAGAGTGCTGGGGAGGAAGTGA